In a genomic window of Amblyomma americanum isolate KBUSLIRL-KWMA chromosome 4, ASM5285725v1, whole genome shotgun sequence:
- the LOC144128228 gene encoding calumenin-B-like: MVPLVMRYSLVLCLLQLSLTIAIHKDIHDKVHSTQPLSDKTHYENAEEEDEPVHNVDYDHEAFLGKETAKTFDQLSPAESKERLLKIVDKIDKDADGYVTQQELEAWIQYTQKRYVRDDVDKQWKVYNPQESSGISWEEYRNSTYGAEGSEAEDSESDVEEGGAMSFQDMVRRDKRRWDRADRDGDGHLNKEEFGDFLHPEESQDMKNVVVEETMEDIDKDKDGKISLDEYIGDMYEGASEGEVEPDWVQTEREQFTNFRDKDKDGFLGPDEVRDWVMPTDYDHSIAEARHLIHEADKDKDGKLTRDEIIDKYDVFVGSQATDYGEALTRHDEF; this comes from the exons ATGGTGCCCCTGGTGATGCGCTACTCGCTGGTGCTCTGCCTGCTGCAGCTGTCGCTCACGATCGCCATCCACAAGGACATCCACGACAAGGTGCACTCGACACAG CCGCTGAGTGACAAGACCCACTATGAGAATGCCGAAGAGGAGGATGAGCCTGTGCACAATGTCGACTATGATCACGAGGCTTTCCTTGGAAAGGAGACGGCCAAGACGTTTGACCAGCTCTCGCCGGCCGAGAGCAAGGAGCGGCTACTCAAGATCGTTGACAAAATCGACAAGGACGCT GATGGTTACGTGACGCAGCAGGAGCTGGAGGCCTGGATCCAGTACACGCAGAAGCGCTATGTCCGTGATGATGTTGACAAGCAGTGGAAGGTGTACAACCCCCAGGAGAGCAGTGGCATAAGCTGGGAGGAGTACCGCAACTCAACCTATGGGGCTGAAG GCAGTGAAGCCGAGGACTCGGAATCAGACGTGGAGGAGGGTGGTGCCATGAGCTTCCAGGACATGGTGCGCAGAGACAAGCGACGCTGGGACCGTGCCGACCGGGATGGTGATGGCCACCTCAACAAGGAGGAGTTTGGCGATTTCCTTCACCCGGAGGAGAGCCAGGACATGAAGAACGTTGTGGTTGAAGAGACCATGGAAGACATCGACAAGGACAAGGACGGCAAGATCTCCCTTGACGAGTACATTG GCGACATGTACGAAGGTGCATCAGAGGGGGAGGTGGAGCCCGACTGGGTGCAGACAGAGCGAGAGCAGTTCACCAACTTCCGGGACAAGGACAAGGATGGCTTTCTAGGTCCAGATGAGGTGCGTGACTGGGTCATGCCCACTGACTACGACCACAGCATCGCCGAGGCAAGGCACCTCATCCACGAGGCCGACAAAGACAAG GATGGCAAGCTGACCCGAGATGAGATTATTGACAAGTACGATGTCTTTGTGGGGAGCCAGGCGACAGACTATGGCGAGGCTCTCACCCGGCATGACGAGTTTTGA